Proteins co-encoded in one Ignavibacteria bacterium genomic window:
- a CDS encoding bifunctional 3-deoxy-7-phosphoheptulonate synthase/chorismate mutase, translated as MNDLRDLINALDEELIALLVKRRGLSMEVVKRKDREGYPLRDTTREKELLQKLIKSGKKAGLEPTFVTRIFHEIIDDSVRLQQSYLHRLGENGGESGGSIRVAIQGIEGSFSSLAAARFFANRGVNIGFISKMTFEEVVKAVEDQEADYAMLPVENTTSGNINDVYDALVKSSVAIIGEEKLRVKQNLIGIANVDPLTIKKIFSHPQAAAQCSKFLETMPNAKIEEVSDTALSVQKVRDSGNLEYAAIASEQAASTFGMTVIREDIANNKENFTRFVIASKKPVSVDLRIPAKTSVVLSTAQKPGALVEALMVFNKFGVNMTKIQSRPVAGNPWEEMFYIDFEGNIEDDKVNLMIDELGKNTRYFKVFGSYPANDIEKTSVKTELPRFIENDEPAGEIIPEIKPPAKVKTKSSPYRLAGRDYKSEDTVIKVKDVLIGGDNFVVIGGPCSVESETQIFECARELKQTNAHILRGGCFKPRTNPYAFMGLGYEGLKFLTDAGKFYDLPVITEVLSINQVEEVAKYSDILQIGARNMQNFSLLIEVGKTHRPVLLKRGLMSSIEELLSAAEYILAQGNRQVILCERGIRTFETATRNTLDLSAIPVLKELTHLPVIVDPSHAVGHRDKVIPLAKAAKVVGAHGVMVEFHPDPDKALSDAQQSMSFSQFDDMMTELSKI; from the coding sequence ATGAACGACCTTAGAGATTTAATTAATGCGTTGGATGAAGAACTCATAGCTCTCCTCGTGAAAAGAAGAGGTTTGAGTATGGAAGTTGTGAAACGAAAAGACCGTGAAGGTTATCCGTTACGGGATACAACCCGGGAAAAAGAATTGCTTCAAAAGCTTATTAAATCCGGTAAAAAAGCCGGATTGGAGCCGACTTTTGTGACCCGGATTTTTCATGAAATAATTGATGATTCTGTCAGGCTGCAACAGTCATATTTACACAGACTCGGCGAAAATGGTGGTGAATCGGGTGGAAGCATCCGTGTAGCCATACAGGGGATAGAAGGCTCCTTCAGTTCATTGGCAGCAGCAAGATTCTTTGCCAATCGGGGTGTCAATATTGGTTTTATAAGTAAAATGACGTTTGAAGAGGTAGTGAAGGCTGTCGAAGATCAGGAGGCCGACTATGCAATGTTACCCGTTGAGAACACTACTTCGGGGAACATAAATGATGTTTACGATGCGCTTGTGAAATCTTCTGTTGCCATAATTGGTGAAGAGAAATTGCGGGTCAAGCAGAATCTGATCGGTATTGCCAATGTAGATCCTTTGACCATAAAGAAGATATTTTCGCATCCACAGGCAGCCGCTCAATGCAGTAAATTTCTTGAGACCATGCCAAATGCGAAAATTGAGGAAGTAAGCGATACCGCTCTGTCAGTTCAGAAGGTGAGAGACTCAGGAAATCTTGAATATGCGGCAATTGCAAGCGAACAAGCGGCTTCAACCTTTGGAATGACTGTTATCAGAGAGGATATCGCCAATAACAAAGAGAATTTTACACGTTTTGTAATAGCGTCAAAGAAACCGGTGTCTGTTGATCTGAGGATTCCGGCAAAAACATCTGTTGTTCTTTCGACGGCTCAGAAACCGGGTGCACTGGTCGAGGCGTTGATGGTATTTAACAAATTTGGTGTTAACATGACCAAAATTCAATCGCGGCCTGTTGCAGGAAATCCATGGGAGGAGATGTTTTACATCGACTTCGAAGGTAATATCGAGGATGACAAAGTCAACTTGATGATTGATGAACTTGGGAAAAACACCCGCTATTTCAAGGTATTCGGAAGCTATCCTGCCAATGATATTGAAAAAACTTCAGTGAAAACTGAATTACCCCGTTTCATTGAAAATGATGAACCTGCCGGAGAAATAATCCCTGAAATCAAACCTCCGGCAAAAGTAAAGACAAAATCATCACCTTACCGGCTCGCCGGCAGAGACTACAAATCCGAAGACACAGTCATAAAAGTTAAAGATGTATTGATCGGTGGTGATAACTTTGTTGTGATCGGTGGTCCCTGTTCTGTGGAGTCAGAAACACAAATTTTTGAGTGTGCCAGGGAATTGAAGCAAACTAACGCTCACATCCTCCGTGGTGGTTGCTTCAAGCCCAGAACCAATCCGTATGCATTTATGGGATTGGGTTATGAAGGACTAAAATTTCTGACAGACGCAGGCAAGTTTTATGATCTCCCCGTGATTACTGAGGTGCTTTCGATAAATCAGGTGGAAGAAGTAGCGAAATATTCTGATATTCTTCAAATCGGGGCAAGAAACATGCAGAATTTCTCACTTCTGATCGAAGTGGGGAAGACACACAGACCTGTTTTGCTAAAGAGGGGTCTGATGTCCTCCATTGAAGAGTTGTTGAGTGCTGCCGAATATATACTCGCTCAGGGGAACCGTCAGGTAATTCTTTGCGAAAGAGGGATACGGACATTTGAGACGGCCACGAGAAATACTTTGGATCTGAGCGCCATTCCAGTTTTGAAGGAGCTGACACATCTGCCTGTTATAGTAGACCCCTCACACGCAGTGGGTCACAGAGACAAAGTAATCCCTCTGGCGAAAGCCGCAAAAGTTGTCGGTGCTCACGGTGTTATGGTCGAGTTTCATCCCGATCCCGATAAAGCTCTCAGCGATGCTCAGCAATCGATGAGCTTTAGTCAGTTTGATGATATGATGACTGAGTTGAGTAAAATATAG
- a CDS encoding ABC transporter ATP-binding protein, giving the protein MPFIEIEKLNKSFTEGITSHHVLRDLDLGIDEGELVILLGRSGSGKSTLLNLLSGIDVPDTGKIILNSTELTSLKEPFRTIFRRENVGFVFQFFNLIPTLTVLENLNLVLELTNKQGKEWLERAKYLLDEVGLSDRSNSYPDVLSGGEQQRVAIARALVHDPKIILADEPTGNLDYQTADKIVELLDNLVKKTGKTMIMATHSRDLSGLADKIIEFKGNNTLISTTGD; this is encoded by the coding sequence TTGCCTTTTATTGAAATAGAGAAATTAAACAAATCATTTACTGAAGGAATTACCAGTCACCATGTACTCCGGGATCTTGATCTGGGAATTGATGAGGGTGAACTTGTAATTCTGCTCGGCAGAAGCGGATCGGGAAAATCAACCCTTCTTAATCTGCTTAGTGGAATTGATGTCCCTGACACTGGCAAAATAATTCTCAATTCCACCGAATTAACTTCCCTAAAAGAACCATTTCGTACCATCTTCCGCCGTGAAAATGTGGGATTTGTATTCCAGTTTTTCAATCTGATACCCACTTTGACAGTATTGGAAAACCTGAATCTTGTCCTCGAACTGACCAATAAACAGGGGAAGGAGTGGCTGGAAAGAGCGAAATACCTGCTTGATGAAGTAGGGCTTTCGGACAGGTCCAACAGCTATCCTGATGTTCTCTCCGGTGGTGAGCAGCAAAGAGTCGCCATAGCCCGTGCACTTGTTCACGATCCAAAAATAATACTTGCCGACGAACCTACCGGAAACCTGGACTACCAGACCGCTGACAAAATTGTCGAACTACTGGATAATCTGGTCAAGAAAACCGGGAAAACCATGATTATGGCAACCCACAGCCGGGATCTCTCCGGACTGGCTGACAAGATAATTGAATTTAAGGGGAACAATACGCTCATCTCGACGACCGGTGACTAA
- a CDS encoding family 10 glycosylhydrolase — MMLLASSKCQAQTNEFRGVKLTDIDSQVLFSEKSISEAMDFLASFNINSVIPVVWNGGYTQYPSRITDSLFGFLIDPVFGGRDPLETVVIEAHRVGIEVYPWFEYGFSSFYSGGTPPYGGHILQRYPQWAARHVNGDICVKNGFDWMSGINPEVQNMIIGLTREVMNKYDIDGIEYSDRMPALPVECGYDSVTVALYKLDHNGASPPSNYNDLAWKRWRADKLNDFYRRVRDSIKNSDSHIFVASSPSLYPWAYEEYLQDSKTWVNSGIVDQFLPQLYRYSFMEYLYELNNSLFHIDPSKKGITFAGILMNIGSYTIDPQFLLQSLQLNRQNGVMGEGFFFYEGLRRNNNRLADTLRATYYKNPAGMPGRQFNRRPKGLVINEDSLNVVKTGQWDNLPVPGFRGGITRTGTSQPSKLEYHYDIPSEAWYNLYVYLIPSFSFSNQVKYTISAKNGDSTIIVNQQSPGKQGWYHLGSFQLPQGYHKVIELSNDGVAPGKYVMSDAGMALIDRKKSPDVVVTTIKDETVSSNPENSLILKNYPNPFNPVTVISYTTNETALVKIFIYNQLGELISTHNAGELPPGLHEWKWDASGYASGAYYIRVETGKSDGVIKTLLIK, encoded by the coding sequence ATGATGCTGTTAGCATCTTCGAAGTGTCAGGCTCAGACCAATGAATTTCGCGGGGTGAAATTGACGGATATCGACAGTCAGGTACTGTTTTCCGAAAAGTCCATTTCAGAAGCAATGGATTTTTTAGCCTCCTTCAACATCAATTCTGTAATTCCGGTCGTTTGGAATGGTGGATACACCCAGTATCCGAGCCGGATAACAGACTCTTTGTTCGGTTTTTTAATTGATCCGGTGTTTGGAGGCAGGGACCCCCTTGAGACGGTGGTAATTGAAGCACACAGAGTGGGAATTGAAGTGTATCCCTGGTTTGAGTACGGTTTTTCATCCTTCTATTCAGGGGGAACACCACCCTACGGAGGGCATATACTTCAGCGATATCCTCAATGGGCTGCCCGGCATGTTAACGGTGACATCTGCGTAAAAAACGGATTTGACTGGATGTCAGGCATAAATCCTGAAGTGCAGAACATGATTATTGGTCTGACCAGGGAGGTGATGAATAAATATGATATTGACGGTATCGAGTATTCTGACAGAATGCCGGCACTTCCCGTTGAGTGTGGTTATGATTCTGTAACCGTGGCTCTCTATAAACTTGACCATAACGGTGCTTCACCCCCATCAAATTACAATGATTTAGCCTGGAAGAGGTGGCGAGCTGATAAGTTGAATGACTTTTATCGAAGGGTAAGAGACAGTATAAAAAACAGTGACAGTCATATTTTTGTGGCTTCCTCGCCAAGTCTTTATCCCTGGGCATATGAAGAGTATCTTCAGGATTCAAAGACCTGGGTAAACAGCGGTATAGTAGATCAGTTCCTGCCGCAGCTTTATCGTTACAGTTTTATGGAATACCTCTACGAACTTAACAATTCCTTGTTTCATATCGATCCATCAAAAAAAGGAATTACCTTTGCCGGTATTCTCATGAATATAGGCAGTTATACCATCGATCCACAATTTCTTCTTCAATCGCTTCAACTGAACCGGCAGAATGGTGTCATGGGAGAGGGGTTCTTTTTTTATGAAGGGTTGAGGAGAAACAATAACCGCCTTGCTGACACACTTAGAGCGACATATTACAAAAATCCCGCTGGAATGCCCGGGCGACAATTTAACAGAAGACCCAAGGGCTTGGTGATCAATGAAGATTCACTAAATGTGGTAAAAACCGGTCAGTGGGATAACCTGCCCGTTCCGGGTTTTCGAGGTGGAATTACAAGAACAGGGACCTCGCAACCTTCAAAACTTGAGTACCACTACGATATTCCTTCTGAGGCTTGGTACAATCTCTATGTTTATCTGATTCCGTCATTTTCTTTTTCGAATCAGGTGAAATACACAATTTCCGCAAAAAATGGTGATTCCACCATCATTGTTAATCAACAAAGCCCCGGTAAGCAGGGCTGGTACCATCTCGGCAGCTTTCAGTTGCCACAGGGATATCACAAAGTAATTGAATTGAGCAATGACGGGGTGGCACCAGGCAAGTATGTGATGTCAGATGCCGGCATGGCTTTGATCGACAGAAAAAAGTCACCCGATGTGGTTGTCACAACGATAAAGGATGAAACGGTTTCTTCAAATCCTGAAAACAGTCTCATACTTAAAAACTATCCAAACCCTTTTAATCCCGTAACAGTGATAAGTTATACCACCAATGAGACAGCCCTGGTTAAGATATTTATTTACAATCAGTTGGGTGAATTGATTTCAACTCACAATGCCGGTGAATTACCACCCGGTTTACATGAATGGAAATGGGATGCATCAGGTTATGCGAGTGGAGCATACTACATCAGAGTGGAGACAGGGAAGTCTGATGGAGTGATCAAAACGCTTTTAATCAAATAA
- the sthA gene encoding Si-specific NAD(P)(+) transhydrogenase, translated as MPPKFDFDCIVIGSGPGGEGAAMKLVKAGKRVAMVDSFPRVGGSCTHTGTIPSKSLRQEIQRIAEIGRTAGITYQEVLRNTQRVVDQQVDLRYGFYRRNYVDVINGWAKFADAHTLDIELGNGGFERYTAEYFIIATGSRPYHPDDVDFSHPRVLDSDTILTTPLNFRSIAIYGAGVIGCEYASIFRGLSIKVNLINTRDRLLTFLDDEISDALSYHLRENGVLIRNKEEYVKVVPEEDSVSIHLESNKVINSDVLLWAQGRTGNSQSLEVNKLGIETDSRGSIVINDKHQTIHPHIYAVGDICGYPSLASAAYDQGRFAATHIIEGKCENQLLNFIPTGIYTIPEISSIGRTERELTRDKVPYEVGHSFFRHLARAQITGHKTGMLKILFHRETLEILGIHCFGTNASEIIHIGQAIMVQKGEANSLMYFINTTFNYPTMAEAYRVAALNGLNRVR; from the coding sequence ATGCCCCCAAAATTCGACTTTGATTGTATTGTAATAGGCAGCGGTCCCGGAGGTGAGGGTGCCGCAATGAAACTCGTGAAAGCAGGAAAAAGGGTCGCTATGGTCGATTCTTTCCCACGAGTCGGCGGCAGTTGTACTCATACAGGTACAATTCCAAGTAAAAGTTTGAGACAGGAAATTCAAAGAATTGCTGAAATCGGTAGAACCGCAGGAATCACTTATCAGGAAGTGTTAAGGAATACCCAGCGGGTTGTCGATCAGCAGGTTGATCTCCGATACGGCTTCTACAGACGGAATTATGTTGATGTGATAAACGGATGGGCTAAATTTGCGGATGCACACACACTTGATATCGAACTTGGTAACGGTGGATTCGAACGCTACACCGCAGAATATTTTATTATTGCAACCGGTTCCAGACCATATCACCCGGATGATGTGGATTTTTCTCATCCCAGAGTTCTCGACAGTGACACAATCCTCACCACTCCGTTGAATTTCCGCTCAATTGCGATTTATGGGGCAGGAGTAATAGGGTGTGAGTACGCTTCGATCTTCAGAGGTCTTTCTATTAAAGTAAATCTTATCAATACAAGAGATCGCTTACTTACATTTTTGGATGATGAAATAAGCGACGCTCTTTCGTATCACCTGCGGGAAAATGGTGTACTCATCAGAAACAAGGAAGAGTATGTAAAAGTTGTACCCGAAGAGGATTCCGTCTCCATACATCTGGAATCGAATAAAGTAATAAATTCGGATGTATTGCTCTGGGCTCAGGGCAGGACCGGGAACTCACAATCGCTCGAGGTCAATAAACTTGGCATCGAGACTGATTCGAGAGGTTCAATTGTTATAAATGATAAACACCAGACCATCCACCCCCATATTTACGCAGTTGGTGATATATGCGGTTACCCTTCGCTTGCAAGTGCTGCATACGATCAGGGGCGGTTCGCAGCAACTCACATTATTGAAGGAAAATGTGAAAATCAGTTATTGAATTTTATCCCGACAGGAATCTACACAATCCCCGAAATCAGTTCGATCGGGAGAACTGAAAGAGAACTTACCCGCGACAAGGTACCCTATGAAGTAGGGCATTCATTTTTCAGACACCTCGCTCGTGCGCAGATAACCGGACACAAAACAGGTATGCTTAAAATCCTGTTCCACCGCGAGACTCTCGAAATCCTCGGGATTCATTGCTTCGGAACAAACGCAAGCGAGATAATTCATATCGGTCAGGCTATTATGGTCCAAAAAGGAGAGGCAAACTCTCTTATGTACTTTATTAACACCACCTTCAACTATCCGACGATGGCTGAAGCTTACAGAGTTGCCGCCCTTAACGGCCTGAACAGGGTTAGATAA
- a CDS encoding VWA domain-containing protein, which produces MKSAVKFLIILMLAVPQIFADGFIIIPDPPYPGPRPHPGWRDPFPLEVKYHDVNVTIDGFTAKTKIDQVFFNPLNQRLEGQYIFPIPEGAVITGFKMFINGKEYKAELLDAEKAKKLYQEIVSKSKDPALLEYSGKNIYTLKIFPIEPRSERKIEIEYFQTLEYDGGTYKYLYPLNTEKFSSKALEKVSVAVDIKNKNKINGIYSPTHETKSERLDDNHFKSVYSEINVKPDKDYLLVIHTVPKGSVIDLMTYNSSDKEKFFLLNFSVDESEFPAEYVPKDVVFVLDISGSMAGEKMTAAQSALVYCVNRLREKDNFQIIKFGTEAEKVFSSFMKADKKNKESAEQKIKKMEALGGTNIEEALKLALKEKGEKDRPFYVVFITDGKPTIGERDDIKLVAGLDSSLIAGKRIFTFGIGYDINIHLLDKIALKTGGVRNYSPPNSEIEVNISSFFEKIEFPILTDVTVSTSGNIKFSKSYPNTKIDIFKGGVLTLAGIIEEGSSGKIIIKGKRNGKEVKFEKDVTISDGDSYTFIPVIWSMRRVGHLLDLIRLNGESKELIDEVVYLAKKYGLITPYTAYLILEDEQLTGTPRPPLAPNLKDAGGFPEANPQVFKDEFDGMKNKEGKGSTTASETIRDYSGADQVNHRDYEKRNVDKDNKSGQYQTINLTDAAGRAFYENNGIWIDSKLEKQGNMKLKKIKFESSEYFELAFSDKEAAQVLSLGRNVRFAYKGEIIEVIN; this is translated from the coding sequence ATGAAATCCGCAGTCAAGTTCCTCATCATTTTAATGTTAGCCGTTCCGCAGATTTTTGCGGACGGCTTCATTATCATACCGGATCCGCCGTACCCGGGTCCGAGACCACATCCGGGGTGGAGAGACCCGTTTCCACTCGAAGTGAAATATCACGATGTAAATGTGACGATTGATGGTTTTACTGCCAAAACAAAGATCGATCAGGTCTTTTTCAATCCGTTAAATCAGCGGCTCGAAGGTCAGTATATTTTTCCAATACCCGAGGGTGCGGTTATTACCGGATTCAAAATGTTTATAAACGGGAAAGAGTACAAAGCAGAACTTCTTGACGCTGAAAAAGCAAAGAAACTTTATCAGGAGATAGTATCCAAAAGTAAAGATCCGGCGCTTCTTGAATATTCAGGAAAAAATATTTATACACTAAAAATATTCCCTATCGAGCCAAGATCCGAGAGAAAAATTGAGATTGAATATTTTCAGACTCTCGAATACGACGGGGGGACCTACAAATATCTCTATCCTCTGAATACCGAGAAATTTTCTTCAAAAGCACTCGAAAAAGTTTCTGTTGCTGTAGATATAAAGAACAAAAATAAAATCAACGGCATTTACTCACCTACTCACGAAACCAAAAGTGAGCGATTGGATGACAACCATTTTAAATCTGTTTACAGTGAAATTAATGTAAAACCTGACAAAGATTATCTTCTTGTGATTCATACAGTTCCGAAAGGAAGTGTGATCGATTTAATGACATATAACTCCTCTGACAAAGAGAAATTCTTCCTCTTGAATTTTTCAGTTGATGAATCTGAATTTCCTGCTGAGTATGTTCCCAAGGATGTTGTATTTGTTTTGGACATTTCAGGCAGTATGGCAGGTGAAAAAATGACGGCTGCGCAATCCGCTCTTGTCTATTGTGTAAACAGATTAAGAGAGAAGGACAATTTCCAGATTATTAAATTTGGAACTGAAGCCGAAAAGGTGTTCTCCTCCTTCATGAAAGCCGATAAGAAAAATAAAGAGTCTGCCGAGCAAAAGATAAAGAAAATGGAAGCACTTGGCGGTACCAATATCGAGGAGGCTCTCAAACTTGCTTTAAAGGAGAAAGGGGAGAAAGATCGACCTTTTTATGTTGTTTTCATCACTGACGGCAAACCTACAATCGGTGAAAGAGATGATATTAAACTGGTTGCCGGACTTGATTCTTCCCTGATCGCCGGTAAAAGAATCTTCACTTTCGGTATCGGATACGATATCAATATTCATCTGCTCGATAAAATTGCCCTCAAAACAGGCGGTGTAAGAAATTACTCGCCGCCAAACAGTGAAATTGAAGTGAATATCAGTAGTTTCTTTGAAAAAATTGAATTTCCAATTTTGACTGATGTAACCGTCAGTACTTCGGGAAACATTAAATTCAGCAAATCGTATCCAAATACAAAAATCGACATATTCAAAGGCGGAGTTTTGACTCTTGCAGGAATTATCGAAGAAGGAAGTTCCGGCAAAATAATCATTAAAGGAAAACGGAACGGTAAAGAAGTAAAGTTTGAAAAGGATGTTACGATTTCAGATGGTGACTCCTACACATTCATTCCGGTTATCTGGTCAATGAGGCGCGTAGGACATCTGCTGGATTTGATAAGGCTGAACGGTGAATCGAAAGAACTGATCGACGAGGTAGTTTATCTTGCCAAAAAATACGGTCTGATAACACCTTACACCGCATATTTAATTCTCGAGGATGAACAACTTACCGGTACCCCAAGACCCCCGCTTGCACCAAATCTTAAAGATGCAGGAGGATTTCCAGAGGCAAATCCCCAGGTTTTCAAAGATGAATTTGATGGAATGAAAAACAAGGAGGGGAAGGGAAGTACGACAGCCAGTGAGACTATAAGAGACTATTCAGGTGCTGACCAGGTGAACCACCGTGATTATGAAAAGCGGAATGTCGACAAGGATAACAAATCGGGACAATACCAAACCATTAATCTTACAGATGCAGCAGGTAGGGCTTTCTATGAAAATAATGGAATCTGGATTGACTCGAAGCTTGAAAAACAGGGGAACATGAAGCTGAAGAAAATTAAATTCGAATCAAGCGAATATTTTGAACTTGCCTTTTCTGACAAAGAAGCCGCCCAGGTTCTTTCACTCGGCAGGAATGTAAGATTTGCATACAAAGGTGAAATAATAGAAGTTATAAACTAA
- a CDS encoding VWA domain-containing protein has protein sequence MKKLLSGFLMFLILTTAILPNVVDKKKNTKKINIAILLDTSNSMDGLINQARQELWRIVNEMASLSKDLPDTKLELSISLFEYGNDGLKPSDHYIRMVDSLSQDLDKVSEHLFGLVTNGGAEYCGAVIEQALLKINWDRDKDAVNVILIAGNEPFNQGIIDYKNVCKKASEKGIKVNTIYCGNPDNDEAKSWRDGSTLGNGTFMFIDQNLAAEQKPTPYDKTILDLNNQLNGTYLYFSKSGKEAKMRQEQEDNNAMMSAPSAAVQRAGAKATEFYNNSKWDLVDASKDEGFDLKKIDKADLPEEFKNLTEKEIQAKIDQYDKDRDKIKAEIKKYEKLRNDFLAKNDDPSSKNTFGSALIQSIKTELKLK, from the coding sequence ATGAAAAAGTTACTAAGCGGATTTTTGATGTTTCTCATTTTAACAACAGCGATACTTCCTAATGTTGTTGATAAAAAGAAAAACACAAAAAAGATAAACATCGCTATTCTGTTGGATACAAGCAACAGTATGGATGGTTTGATTAACCAGGCGAGACAGGAATTGTGGAGGATTGTTAACGAAATGGCATCTTTGAGCAAGGATTTGCCTGATACAAAACTCGAACTGAGCATTTCACTTTTCGAATATGGTAATGATGGTTTAAAACCATCAGATCACTATATAAGAATGGTGGATTCACTCAGCCAGGATCTTGACAAGGTCTCCGAGCACCTCTTTGGGCTTGTAACCAATGGCGGGGCTGAATACTGCGGAGCTGTTATCGAGCAGGCATTACTTAAAATCAACTGGGACAGAGACAAAGATGCAGTTAATGTAATCCTGATTGCCGGTAATGAGCCCTTTAATCAGGGGATCATTGACTATAAAAATGTATGTAAAAAAGCTTCTGAAAAGGGGATTAAGGTAAACACAATTTACTGTGGAAATCCTGATAACGACGAAGCCAAATCATGGCGTGACGGTTCGACTCTTGGGAACGGCACATTTATGTTTATCGATCAGAATCTTGCAGCAGAGCAGAAACCGACCCCCTATGACAAGACAATTCTTGATCTTAACAATCAATTAAACGGTACATACCTTTATTTCTCGAAGTCAGGCAAGGAAGCAAAAATGCGTCAGGAACAGGAAGACAACAATGCCATGATGTCGGCTCCAAGCGCTGCTGTTCAAAGAGCAGGTGCCAAGGCAACCGAGTTTTACAACAATTCCAAATGGGATCTTGTTGATGCTTCCAAAGATGAAGGTTTTGATTTGAAGAAAATTGACAAAGCCGATTTACCTGAAGAGTTTAAGAATTTAACAGAAAAAGAAATTCAGGCAAAAATTGACCAGTATGACAAGGATCGGGATAAGATCAAAGCTGAAATCAAAAAATATGAGAAATTAAGAAACGATTTCCTAGCAAAAAATGACGATCCTTCTTCCAAAAACACTTTTGGAAGTGCCCTGATTCAGTCAATTAAAACAGAGTTGAAACTAAAATGA